A portion of the Thunnus maccoyii chromosome 20, fThuMac1.1, whole genome shotgun sequence genome contains these proteins:
- the LOC121887615 gene encoding cytochrome P450 26A1 yields MALSTLLATFLCTIVLPILLFLVAVKLWEVYMIRGRDPSCPRPLPPGSMGLPFIGETLQLILQRRKFLRMKRQKYGYIYRTHLFGNPTVRVTGADNVRQILLGEHRLVSVQWPASVRTILGSDTLSNVHGAQHKTKKKAIMRAFSREALELYIPVIQEEVRAAVKEWLERDSCVLVYLEMKRLMFRIAMRILLGFEPEQIRTDEQQLVEAFEEMIKNLFSLPIDVPFSGLYRGLKARNFIHSKIEENIKKKVQESDKESKHRDALQQLIDSSKKNGEPFSMQAIKESATELLFGGHETTASTATSLVMFLGLNPEVVGRLRQELMDKEEQGMDIQSLNIESLEQLKYTGCVIKETLRINPPVPGGFRVALKTFELNGYQIPKGWNVIYSICDTHDVADIFPNKEDFQPERFMTKPLTDSSRFQYIPFGGGSRMCVGKEFAKVLLKIFLVEVVTKCHWTLLNGPPTMKTGPTVYPVDNLPTKFTSYVQN; encoded by the exons ATGGCTCTGAGCACACTGCTGGCCACCTTCCTGTGCACCATCGTGCTTCCCATCCTGCTGTTTCTAGTGGCGGTGAAGCTGTGGGAAGTTTACATGATCCGAGGCAGAGACCCGAGCTGCCCCAGACCGCTGCCCCCGGGATCCATGGGCTTACCTTTCATTGGAGAGACGCTGCAGCTCATCCTGCAG AGAAGGAAGTTTCTGCGGATGAAGCGACAGAAGTACGGCTACATCTACCGCACACACCTCTTCGGGAACCCCACGGTGCGCGTGACCGGAGCGGATAACGTCAGGCAGATTCTGTTGGGGGAACACAGGCTCGTGTCCGTGCAGTGGCCCGCGTCTGTGCGCACCATCCTGGGCTCCGACACTTTGTCAAATGTGCACGGGGCGCAGCACAAGACCAAGAAAAAG GCCATCATGCGGGCTTTCTCCAGGGAGGCTCTGGAGCTCTACATCCCCGTCATCCAGGAGGAGGTGCGGGCTGCGGTGAAGGAATGGCTGGAGAGGGATTCCTGTGTGCTGGTCTACCTGGAGATGAAGCGGCTGATGTTCCGTATTGCCATGAGGATCCTTCTGGGCTTCGAGCCGGAGCAGATTAGGACAGACGAGCAGCAGTTGGTGGAAGCTTTCGAAGAAATGATCAAGAATCTGTTCTCTCTGCCGATCGACGTGCCTTTCAGCGGATTGTACAGG GGTTTGAAGGCGAGGAACTTCATCCACTCCAAGATAGAAGAGAACATCAAGAAGAAGGTACAGGAGTCAGACAAGGAGTCCAAACACAGAGACGCCCTGCAGCAGCTCATAGACAGCAGCAAGAAGAATGGGGAACCGTTCAGCATGCAG GCCATTAAGGAGTCTGCTACAGAACTGTTGTTTGGGGGCCATGAAACCACAGCCAGCACAGCCACCTCTCTGGTCATGTTCCTGGGCCTGAACCCTGAAGTTGTGGGTAGACTGAGGCAGGAACTGATGGACAAG GAGGAGCAGGGGATGGACATCCAGAGTCTTAACATCGAGTCCTTGGAGCAGTTGAAATACACTGGTTGTGTCATTAAAGAAACACTAAGGATCAACCCTCCTGTCCCCGGAGGCTTCAGAGTGGCCCTCAAGACCTTTGAGCTTAAT GGTTACCAAATTCCCAAAGGCTGGAATGTCATCTACAGCATCTGTGACACGCATGACGTGGCCGATATCTTCCCCAACAAAGAAGACTTCCAGCCCGAGCGCTTCATGACCAAACCCTTGACCGACTCCTCCAGGTTCCAGTACATCCCGTTTGGAGGGGGCTCCAGGATGTGTGTGGGGAAGGAGTTTGCCAAGGTCCTGCTGAAGATCTTCCTGGTGGAAGTGGTCACAAAGTGTCACTGGACTCTTTTAAACGGGCCACCCACCATGAAAACAGGACCTACTGTCTATCCTGTCGACAATTTGCCAACCAAGTTTACCAGCTATGTACAAAATTAA